Sequence from the uncultured Draconibacterium sp. genome:
CAGGTTTTTTTGCGAATCGGTAAAAAATGAATTGATATCGAAATCAGGTACAATGAAGGGAAACCCGCTTTCTGATTGATGGACAATAGTTTCGGTGAATTTATTGTAGATAAAAACTCCGTCTTTTTGGGTTTGAATTAATACCGACGAGTTATTGTAAGGATGCATGCGGTAAATAATGGCATTTTTTAAAACCGGATGTTGAGCAATGGCTTGCGGAGCCTGCTCATATTTTCCTGTTCGGGTATCATAAACCTCTAAATTTTGCCACGATGCAAGCCAAAGTTTTCCATTTTCATCGAGGTACGAAAACGTAGTGTACTTATCGCGTTTCAACTCTTGTTTTAACTCGTAACTATGGCTGTTATAGCATTTTACCTGCCATGGAGTAACAACCCAAATATTATTTGATTTATCAACTAAACAGGAGGTCCCAAAATTCTGATGATCCAAATCCCTGATCACCGGCTCAAACTTATTCAGCTCTTCGTTGTAAACACATATCTCAAAATTCAGGTTTAAAAAGAGCTTCCCATCATTGTCTTCAAAAAAATAGATGGCGTTTTTACTTGAACTTTCAATCGGGATACGGTCAAAACAGTCCTGATCGTTATATCTGCAAACACCATCTACTGTTGCTACCCATAGTCGTTTTTTCGAGTCGGTATAAATTTGTTGTATTCGGTTGTTTGGAATACTTAATGAATCATCGGTACTGAAATATTGATGATACTCGTTAATATTGTATTTGTTGAGTCCCCGAATTGTGGCAATCCAGATATGCCCGAATGCATCTTCAGCAAATGAGGTCACCTGCTGATTGGATATTTCGTTTGATACAACCATATTCAGTTCAGTCGGGCTAAGCTCTCTTGGATTTCCCCAAACAAGAACCGATATCAAAATAATTAGTATAAAAAAGCTTGTTTTCTTCATTCGAATTCAATCTGGAGTGTCAAAAATAGCAATAATCATTATCTGCTTTCCCATTTTATACTTTATGATGCCGGGATTGTATAAATAGATAAGTATTTGAACAAATTGAAAAGTGGAATTGAACAGATACTAAAGCACTTAGAACAAAATGAAAAATGGCTTGCATCGGTAATGACTAGCATTGTAACGTCAAATTCTAACGACGTTGGACCAATAGCTTATGAAGTCAATAAAACTAATCATTCTAATTTTTCTAATTCTGAATTTTGGAGCGTGTACAACGACCAAGGATAATGTGCAGGCTACATGTAATAGTCACGAAATTGTAACATCTGCCTCTTCCACCGTTGTTACAACCGAGGCTGGTGAGGTGGCCGGATATATTGAAAATGGCATTTATATATATAAGGGAATTCCTTATGCCGAAGCCGACCGTTTTATGCCACCACATTCTCCTGCTCCCTGGAAAGGAGTAAGAAGCAGTCGTGCTTATGGTCCGGTTTGCCCGCAAGGAAAAAGAACGGGCTGGTATTCGGATGAACAGGCTTTTGCTTTTGACTGGGACGATGGTTACGCTGACGAAAACTGCCTTCGTGTTAACGTCTGGACACAAGGTATTAACGATAAGAAAAAACGCCCGGTAATGGTTTGGTTACATGGCGGGGGCTATTCTGCCGGATCAGGTCAGGAGCTTCCGGCATACGAAGGAGCGGCACTATGTAAAAAGGGCGATGTAGTTCTGGTTTCGCTGAATCATCGTTTAAATGTGCTGGGTTTTCTTGATTTATCAGCTTTTGGCGAGAAATATGCAAAATCAGGAAATGTTGGTTTGCTCGATCTTGTAGAAGCCTTAAAATGGGTAAGAAACAATATTGAACAATTTGGTGGCGATCCGCAGAATGTTACCATTTTCGGTCAATCGGGCGGCGGAGGAAAAGTTAGTACATTAATGGCTACACCTGCTGCGGCTGGTTTATTTGATAAGGCGATTGTACAAAGCGGTTCCTTACTAAATATCATGCAGCCTAAATATTCCAGAAAAATCGGTTTAACCACTCTACAAGAGCTTGGCTTAAAAGCATCGCAAATTGATGAGTTGGCAAAAGTACCCTATGAAGAATTACTTGAAGCAGGAGACAAAGCTGTTTTAAAGATCCGGGAAGAGGCAGGAACTGAAGGCCTTGATGCCTTACTTTTTGGGTGGGAACCAACGGTTGATGGAAATGTTTTGCCGTGGCAGCCTGCTGATTTAAGGGCTGTTGAGCTGTCGGAAGATATTCCTTTGCTGGTGGGAACAACCTTACATGAGTTTACGGCAAGTGCCTATATTCCTGCATTGCGAAATATTGACCAGGCCGGAGCTGTAAGCCAACTAAAACAACGGTATGGTGAAAAAACGCAAGAATTCTTATCTGTTTTTGAGAAGGCCTATCCCAATTATCAACCAAAAGATTTACTCGATGTAGATTTTCTTTTCAGGCCAAAGGCGTTAGAACAGGCATCACTGAGGTTCAATAAGCAGGGGGCACCTGTATATACCTACCTGTTTACCTGGGAGTCGCCGGTGTTGGATGGTATGTTCCGCTCAACGCACTGTATGGAATTGCCTTTTGTATTCAACAATATTTCGCGCTGTAAAACATTAACTGGCGGAAAACCCGAAGCTTATAAGTTGGCCGATAAAATGAGTTCGGCTTGGATCAGCTTTGCAAAAACCGGAAACCCGAATACAGAAGAGTTGCCAAGCTGGGAGCCCTACTCAATTCAGAAAGGTGCAACAATGCTCTTAAACAATGATTGTAAAGTGGTCTACAAACATGATAAAGAACTTATGGAGTTGGTGAATTCATTCCCAAAGACATTGAATTTATAAAAGAAACTAAATGATCTATTCAAACTTTATAGTAACTAAAATTTAAATTATGAGGAATTACAACGTAAGTAAGGTGCGATATTTAATGAAATCGTATCGGCTTTTATCAAAAATGCTCATCGTTGGCTTTTTAATGATTTCAACAGTAGCATTTTCGCAAACCAATATTGAAGTAACAGGATCTGTCGCGGGTAGTGATGGGGAGCTGTTACCCGGAGTTACTGTGGTTGTAAAGGGCACAACAAACGGTACAATTACCGACATTGATGGAAACTACGCACTTAAAAATGTGCCATCGGATGCAACTCTGCAGTTTTCGTTTATCGGAATGAAATCGACAGAAGTTGCAGTTGGTGGCCAAACCATTATTAATGTAACATTGGAAAGTGCAAACATCGCGCTTGACGAGGTGGTTGCTATTGGTTATGGTGTTCAGAAAAAAAGCTCAGTTACCGGTGCCATTTCGCAGGTAAAGGCGGAAGATATGGAGAACCGTACCATTACAAATCCACTTCAGGCAATAGCCGGGAAAACGGCAGGTACACAGGTTTATTCGAACTCTGCAGCACCGGGTAGTTCACCAACCATCCGAATCAGGGGTATTAACTCCAATAATTCAATCTCTCCTTTGTATGTAGTTGACGGACGTATTGCCTCGTCGATTGCAGGTATCGAGCCTAACGATATCGAGAGCATGGAAATTTTGAAAGATGCTGCATCAGCAGCCATTTATGGTGCACAGGCCGGTAACGGTGTTGTATTAATAACCACTAAAAAAGGGAAAAAAGGTGTAGGTTCCGTTTCTTACGATTTTCAATATACCATACAAAGTATAGGCAAAACGCCTAAGGTAATGAACTCGGAACAATTTATCGATTATTGGACCGAAGCCGGCAAATTTAGCATGGACCGTGTTTACCAATATTGGGATTTTGAGCAAAATACCGATTGGGTGAACGAGATTTTTGAATCGTCAATAATGCAGCGTCACAATATCAGTTTCCAGGGAGGAAACGAAAAAGGAAGTTATTATGTGTCGGGCAGTATATTGGATAACGACGGTATGGTAGTTGGCGATGCCGATACTTACAAACGCTATACCGGTATGATAAACACCAACTACAACATTAAGCCCTGGTTAGAAGTTGGGACAAACAATCAGTTGGAATACTACGAAAGAAGATCGGTTTCGGAAGGCTCGGAATACGGTTCGCTTATTCTGAGTACGTTGCAGCTCGATCCGATGACGGCAGTAACCTACACAGAAGATAATATGCCGGATAATATGGCATCTGCCCTGGCTAACTACCGGGCTACCGGTGTTGGCGAGCTGTTGAGCGATGGAAACGGTAACTACTACAGCGTTTCGCCATTTCTTACCAGCGAAAATCTCAATCCGCTAATTATGCGCGATAATGCCTATTCAAAAAGCTCGGGTTTTAATATTAACGGAACAGCTTTTTTAAACCTGAAACCAATTGAAGGACTTGTTGCAACAACACGTTTTTCGTACCTGCTAAGTGCCGGTGAAAGTTATGGCTATTCGCAGGATTATTATGCCAACTCCCAGTCGTATCAGAACTATATGGGCTTAAACGCATCCAGTTCGAATAACATTCGGATTCAGTGGGAAAACTTCGCCACTTACAACCGTTCGTTCGATAAACACAACCTGACAGCGATGGTGGGTACATCGTTTACAAAAATCCGTTCATTTGGTGTTTCCGGAAGTAAAACCGGTACCGATGATGATTTTGGTGTACAACGAGATGATCCGCGTTACTATTATTTCGCTTATGCCACATCAGAAGCTATTAAAGATGTTTCAGGTGGCGAACCAACTTTACGAACTCAAAACGCTTATTTTGGTCGTTTCGGGTATAACTACGATGAAAAATACCTGGCAGAAATTGTAATGCGTACCGATGCTTTCGATTCGGCTTACCTGCCGTATGACAACCGTTGGGGCTACTTCCCCGGAGGATCTGTAGGTTGGGTAGTTTCTAAAGAATCATTTATGCAGGATGCTTCATCATGGATCGACTTTTTGAAATTGCGTGCCAGCTGGGGACAAAACGGTTCATTGGCCGGCCTGGGTAGTTTTGCCTACCGTACTGCTGTAACAAGCACCGGAAGTTATCCGTTTAGTTCCGATCCGGTATACAGTATTGGTTACAAACCATCAACAACCGGTAACCAGGAATTAAAATGGGAAACCAACGAACAAACCGACCTGGGTATTGATGCCCGATTCCTGAAAAGCAAGTTATCGATGACTTTTGACTACTTCGTTAAAAAAACCAAAGACCTGATTGTAACCGGAATTACTCCTTCTACAATTGTAGGTAATACAGCTTCGCCTATTAATGCAGGTAATATCGAAAACACCGGTTTTGAGCTGGAACTTGGATGGAAAGACATGAAAGGTGATTTTTCCTACGATGTGAGAGGAAATATCTCATCAATTAAAAACAAAGTAACCAATATTCACGAATCGCTGGATTATATCCCCGGAACAGGTTTCCATACCACCAGTGGTATTACCCGTTTTGAAGTTGGAAAACCAGCCTGGTATTTTTATGGTTACGAGTTTGAAGGTATCGATGTAGCTACCGGAGATCCTGTTTTTGTTGATCAGAATTCGGATGATATCATTAACGATGATGATAAAGTTGACCTCGGAAAAGGAATACCTGATCTGACTTACGGTATTACTTTAAATGCAGCCTATAAAGGTTTTGATGCAATCGTATTCGGTCAGGGATCGTATGGAAATGATATTTACTCTTGTTTGAACCGTACTGACTATGCCGTTAACAGTTTAACCTATTTTACCGAAAACAGATGGACCGCGGATAACACGAATGGAATCAGACCTCGTGCAGGAGCTAATGATCTGGATAAATATTATACCTCTTCGGCCGCAGTTTTTGATGGTTCATATTTCAAAATCAAACAAATTCAGTTGGGTTACACACTCCCTGGTTCCGTACTCGATAAAGTGGGAATGAAAAGACTAAGGGTTTATGCTTCGCTTGAAGATTACTTCACCTTTACAAAATATAAAGGTTTCGACCCGGAAGTTA
This genomic interval carries:
- a CDS encoding TonB-dependent receptor — protein: MRNYNVSKVRYLMKSYRLLSKMLIVGFLMISTVAFSQTNIEVTGSVAGSDGELLPGVTVVVKGTTNGTITDIDGNYALKNVPSDATLQFSFIGMKSTEVAVGGQTIINVTLESANIALDEVVAIGYGVQKKSSVTGAISQVKAEDMENRTITNPLQAIAGKTAGTQVYSNSAAPGSSPTIRIRGINSNNSISPLYVVDGRIASSIAGIEPNDIESMEILKDAASAAIYGAQAGNGVVLITTKKGKKGVGSVSYDFQYTIQSIGKTPKVMNSEQFIDYWTEAGKFSMDRVYQYWDFEQNTDWVNEIFESSIMQRHNISFQGGNEKGSYYVSGSILDNDGMVVGDADTYKRYTGMINTNYNIKPWLEVGTNNQLEYYERRSVSEGSEYGSLILSTLQLDPMTAVTYTEDNMPDNMASALANYRATGVGELLSDGNGNYYSVSPFLTSENLNPLIMRDNAYSKSSGFNINGTAFLNLKPIEGLVATTRFSYLLSAGESYGYSQDYYANSQSYQNYMGLNASSSNNIRIQWENFATYNRSFDKHNLTAMVGTSFTKIRSFGVSGSKTGTDDDFGVQRDDPRYYYFAYATSEAIKDVSGGEPTLRTQNAYFGRFGYNYDEKYLAEIVMRTDAFDSAYLPYDNRWGYFPGGSVGWVVSKESFMQDASSWIDFLKLRASWGQNGSLAGLGSFAYRTAVTSTGSYPFSSDPVYSIGYKPSTTGNQELKWETNEQTDLGIDARFLKSKLSMTFDYFVKKTKDLIVTGITPSTIVGNTASPINAGNIENTGFELELGWKDMKGDFSYDVRGNISSIKNKVTNIHESLDYIPGTGFHTTSGITRFEVGKPAWYFYGYEFEGIDVATGDPVFVDQNSDDIINDDDKVDLGKGIPDLTYGITLNAAYKGFDAIVFGQGSYGNDIYSCLNRTDYAVNSLTYFTENRWTADNTNGIRPRAGANDLDKYYTSSAAVFDGSYFKIKQIQLGYTLPGSVLDKVGMKRLRVYASLEDYFTFTKYKGFDPEVTGVGNALGVDKGSYPNSKKIIFGFNVSF
- a CDS encoding carboxylesterase/lipase family protein, with product MKSIKLIILIFLILNFGACTTTKDNVQATCNSHEIVTSASSTVVTTEAGEVAGYIENGIYIYKGIPYAEADRFMPPHSPAPWKGVRSSRAYGPVCPQGKRTGWYSDEQAFAFDWDDGYADENCLRVNVWTQGINDKKKRPVMVWLHGGGYSAGSGQELPAYEGAALCKKGDVVLVSLNHRLNVLGFLDLSAFGEKYAKSGNVGLLDLVEALKWVRNNIEQFGGDPQNVTIFGQSGGGGKVSTLMATPAAAGLFDKAIVQSGSLLNIMQPKYSRKIGLTTLQELGLKASQIDELAKVPYEELLEAGDKAVLKIREEAGTEGLDALLFGWEPTVDGNVLPWQPADLRAVELSEDIPLLVGTTLHEFTASAYIPALRNIDQAGAVSQLKQRYGEKTQEFLSVFEKAYPNYQPKDLLDVDFLFRPKALEQASLRFNKQGAPVYTYLFTWESPVLDGMFRSTHCMELPFVFNNISRCKTLTGGKPEAYKLADKMSSAWISFAKTGNPNTEELPSWEPYSIQKGATMLLNNDCKVVYKHDKELMELVNSFPKTLNL